From a region of the Rouxiella sp. S1S-2 genome:
- a CDS encoding YhfG family protein, producing MATKMTKMTEKQKEQFYRKRRNHNFQSSAALDGLKTALVELADEQIFARIETLRGHYER from the coding sequence ATGGCGACAAAAATGACAAAAATGACAGAAAAACAGAAAGAACAGTTTTACCGGAAACGCAGAAATCACAACTTTCAAAGCAGTGCGGCGCTGGACGGCCTGAAAACCGCGTTGGTTGAGCTAGCGGATGAGCAGATCTTTGCAAGAATCGAGACATTAAGGGGACACTATGAGCGATAA
- a CDS encoding putative adenosine monophosphate-protein transferase Fic — protein MSDKLIAGDDPYLYKGINVLRNRLEIHESHRLLQAELELTPLRAAMIELGPPNMGLPHLCAIHYALFQDIYDWAGKLREIDIAKDDTPFCHFAYIEREGNSLMQALENEDYLVGLTQDALCERIAHYYSEINLLHPFRYGSGRAQRIFFEQLLTHAGYGIDWSQVDTQRWTDANKAAAFGDELPLSQVFKTIVSDA, from the coding sequence ATGAGCGATAAGCTGATAGCCGGTGATGACCCTTATCTCTATAAAGGGATCAACGTTCTGAGAAACAGGCTCGAAATTCACGAGTCGCACCGCCTTCTGCAGGCTGAACTTGAGTTAACCCCGCTACGGGCCGCCATGATTGAGCTGGGGCCGCCCAATATGGGACTTCCGCACCTTTGTGCCATCCATTACGCCCTTTTTCAGGACATTTATGACTGGGCCGGCAAACTGCGTGAAATCGACATTGCTAAAGACGATACGCCTTTCTGCCACTTCGCCTACATTGAGCGCGAAGGAAACAGCCTGATGCAGGCGCTTGAGAATGAAGACTATTTGGTCGGACTCACTCAGGACGCACTCTGCGAACGCATCGCTCACTATTACAGTGAAATCAATCTCCTGCATCCTTTTCGCTATGGCAGCGGTCGAGCGCAGCGAATTTTCTTTGAACAGCTCCTGACCCATGCAGGCTATGGCATTGACTGGAGTCAGGTGGATACGCAACGCTGGACTGATGCCAATAAGGCGGCGGCTTTTGGTGACGAACTGCCCTTAAGCCAGGTTTTTAAAACGATCGTCAGCGATGCTTAG
- the nirD gene encoding nitrite reductase small subunit NirD, with amino-acid sequence MKSWITLCSIDDITPGCGICAQVGQHQIALFRPHSQQEVYALSNIDPFAQASVLSRGIIGEHQGELWVASPLKKQHFRLIDGQCMEDETRSIVRYSVRVEDGNVQIDSRCLSLLPR; translated from the coding sequence ATGAAATCATGGATAACACTTTGCTCTATAGATGATATTACGCCGGGCTGCGGCATATGCGCACAGGTTGGTCAACACCAGATAGCGCTGTTTCGACCGCACAGCCAGCAGGAGGTGTATGCGCTGAGCAATATTGACCCCTTTGCGCAGGCCAGCGTGCTGTCGCGCGGTATTATCGGCGAACATCAGGGGGAGTTGTGGGTCGCCAGCCCGTTGAAGAAACAGCATTTTCGGCTCATTGATGGCCAATGTATGGAAGACGAAACGCGCAGCATTGTCCGCTATTCCGTCAGAGTTGAAGACGGCAACGTGCAGATCGACAGTCGCTGTTTGTCCCTCTTGCCGCGATGA
- the ppiA gene encoding peptidylprolyl isomerase A has translation MFKRTLVTFTALLSLTAMAPAAFAAKVADTHVLLTTSAGNVELELDNAKAPVSVKNFVDYVQAGFYNNTIFHRVIPGFMVQGGGFTANMQQKSTNPPIKNEADNGLRNLRGTISMARTSDKDSATSQFFLNVADNAFLDHGQTDFGYAVFGKVIKGMDVVDKISSVKTDNVGPYQNVPTTPIVILSAKVLP, from the coding sequence ATGTTTAAACGTACTTTAGTGACCTTCACAGCTTTGCTTTCCCTCACCGCAATGGCCCCGGCGGCATTTGCAGCCAAGGTTGCGGACACCCATGTCTTGCTGACCACTTCAGCGGGGAACGTCGAGCTTGAACTCGACAATGCGAAGGCGCCGGTTTCCGTCAAGAATTTTGTGGATTACGTGCAGGCTGGTTTTTATAACAACACCATCTTTCATCGCGTGATCCCGGGCTTTATGGTTCAGGGCGGAGGTTTCACCGCCAACATGCAGCAAAAAAGTACCAACCCGCCGATCAAAAACGAGGCGGATAACGGTTTGCGTAACCTGCGTGGCACCATCTCTATGGCGCGCACCTCGGACAAAGACAGCGCAACCAGCCAGTTCTTCCTGAACGTGGCCGATAACGCCTTCCTCGATCACGGCCAAACCGATTTCGGTTATGCGGTGTTTGGTAAAGTTATCAAAGGTATGGACGTAGTTGATAAAATTTCATCGGTAAAAACTGACAACGTGGGGCCTTATCAAAACGTGCCAACAACGCCGATTGTGATTCTGTCTGCTAAAGTTCTGCCATAA
- a CDS encoding aminodeoxychorismate synthase component II: protein MLLLIDNYDSFTYNLYQYFCELGADVLVKRNDELQLADITRLNPTHLVISPGPCTPNEAGISLSAIAHFADTLPILGVCLGHQAMAQSFGAEVVRAQQVMHGKTSQIEHNGTGVFAGLNHPLTVTRYHSLVVKPETLPACFSLTAWTGSAEDPGEIMGIAHKTLPLHGVQFHPESILSEQGHQLLDNFLKI from the coding sequence ATGCTGCTGTTAATCGATAATTACGACTCTTTTACCTATAACCTTTACCAGTACTTTTGCGAGTTAGGCGCAGACGTGCTGGTAAAGCGTAACGATGAGCTGCAACTTGCCGATATCACCCGCCTCAACCCCACGCATCTGGTTATCTCCCCCGGGCCCTGCACGCCGAACGAGGCCGGAATTTCTCTCAGCGCGATAGCCCATTTTGCCGATACGCTGCCGATCCTCGGTGTCTGTCTTGGACATCAGGCCATGGCGCAAAGTTTTGGTGCCGAGGTGGTGCGCGCGCAGCAGGTGATGCACGGCAAAACGTCGCAGATAGAACACAACGGAACCGGCGTGTTTGCAGGCCTTAATCACCCGTTAACCGTCACGCGCTACCATTCTCTGGTGGTAAAGCCCGAGACACTGCCCGCCTGTTTTAGCCTCACCGCGTGGACCGGCAGTGCCGAGGACCCAGGTGAAATAATGGGTATCGCCCATAAAACCCTGCCGCTGCATGGCGTGCAGTTCCATCCGGAAAGCATTCTCAGCGAGCAAGGGCATCAGCTGCTCGATAATTTCCTTAAAATTTAG
- the nirB gene encoding nitrite reductase large subunit NirB gives MRKVRLAIIGNGMVGHRFIEDLLDKAAPNTFEITVFCEEPRVAYDRVHLSSYFLHHTAEELSLVSESFYADNQVNVLISERAIALDRVNKVIHADGGRRVPYDKLIIATGSYPWVPPIKGADGADCFVYRTLEDLDAIEACAKVSKRGAVVGGGLLGLEAAGALKNLGVETHVVEFAPGLMCEQLDVMGGNQLRQKIENMGVRVHTGKNTQEIIDGGETARKTMQFADGSCLDVDFIVFSTGIRPQDTLARQSDLLLAPRGGIAINDQCQTSDADIYAIGECAAWNQRAFGLVAPGYKMAQVAVDHLLGRDNAFTGADMSAKLKLLGVDVAGIGDAQGRTPGALSYVYLDESASLYKRLIVSEDNKTLLGAVLVGDTGDYGNLLQLVLNKIPLPEHPESLILPAHGAGGGTTLGTDALPASAQICSCFDVTKGDIISAVQAGCHTVASIKSETRAGTGCGGCIPLVTQVLNAELAKQGVEVNHHLCEHFSYSRQELYHLIQVDKIHNFEQLLQKYGQGYGCEVCKPTVGSLLASCWSDYVLSPQNAPLQDTNDLFLANMQKDGTYSVIPRSPGGEMTPQGLRAIGDIAEQFSLYTKITGSQRIGMFGAQKDDLPAIWRLLIAAGFETGQAYAKALRMAKTCVGSTWCRFGVGDSLGFGISLENRYKGIRTPHKMKFGVSGCTRECSEAQGKDVGIIATEKGWNLYVCGNGGMKPRHADLLAADLDNDTLLRYLDRFMMFYIRTADKLQRTSVWLENLEGGIDYLRGVIIDDNLGLSGTLEADLSQLRGLSRCEWQQTLEDPSAQTRFRHFINSNQRDPLVQFVAERAQHRPASPQERIPVTQRAAEEKTV, from the coding sequence ATGCGCAAAGTCAGGCTCGCGATTATTGGCAATGGCATGGTGGGTCACCGCTTTATTGAAGATCTTCTGGATAAAGCCGCGCCGAACACCTTTGAAATCACCGTTTTCTGTGAAGAACCTCGCGTGGCCTACGACCGCGTGCATCTTTCCTCCTATTTTCTGCATCATACGGCCGAAGAACTGTCGCTGGTGAGTGAAAGTTTTTACGCCGACAATCAGGTAAATGTGCTGATTAGCGAACGGGCCATTGCACTCGACAGGGTGAATAAAGTCATCCACGCCGACGGTGGACGCCGCGTTCCCTACGACAAACTGATTATTGCTACCGGCTCCTATCCCTGGGTTCCGCCGATTAAAGGCGCAGACGGTGCGGACTGCTTTGTTTATCGCACCCTTGAAGACCTGGATGCCATTGAAGCCTGTGCCAAAGTCAGCAAACGCGGCGCGGTGGTAGGCGGTGGACTGTTGGGACTCGAAGCCGCTGGGGCATTAAAGAACCTCGGTGTTGAGACCCACGTGGTGGAGTTTGCACCGGGATTGATGTGCGAACAGCTCGACGTAATGGGCGGCAATCAGCTGCGACAGAAAATTGAAAACATGGGCGTGCGGGTACACACCGGTAAAAACACCCAGGAAATTATTGACGGAGGAGAGACGGCGCGCAAAACCATGCAGTTTGCCGACGGCAGCTGCCTTGACGTTGACTTTATCGTCTTTTCGACCGGTATTCGCCCGCAGGATACGCTGGCTCGGCAGTCGGATTTACTGCTCGCACCGCGCGGCGGTATTGCCATAAACGACCAATGCCAGACCAGCGATGCGGATATCTACGCCATCGGTGAATGTGCCGCCTGGAACCAGCGGGCGTTCGGCCTGGTCGCACCGGGATATAAAATGGCGCAGGTTGCCGTCGACCATCTCCTTGGCCGCGACAACGCATTTACCGGTGCAGATATGAGTGCCAAGCTCAAGCTACTGGGCGTTGACGTCGCCGGGATTGGCGATGCACAAGGCCGCACACCCGGCGCGCTCAGCTATGTTTATCTCGACGAAAGCGCTTCGCTGTATAAACGGCTGATCGTCAGTGAGGATAATAAAACCCTGCTCGGCGCGGTGCTGGTCGGCGACACGGGGGATTACGGCAATCTGCTGCAATTGGTGCTTAATAAGATCCCTCTCCCCGAACACCCTGAAAGCCTGATCCTTCCCGCCCACGGAGCCGGCGGGGGCACGACCCTGGGCACCGATGCGCTGCCGGCAAGCGCGCAAATCTGCTCCTGTTTTGACGTCACCAAGGGCGATATTATTTCCGCCGTACAGGCCGGTTGCCACACGGTAGCCTCAATCAAGTCAGAAACACGCGCAGGCACGGGCTGCGGTGGCTGCATTCCGCTGGTCACCCAAGTGCTTAATGCCGAGTTGGCAAAGCAGGGCGTTGAGGTTAATCACCACCTCTGCGAACACTTTTCCTACTCACGTCAGGAACTTTATCATCTGATTCAGGTAGATAAAATCCACAACTTTGAGCAACTGCTACAAAAATACGGTCAAGGCTACGGCTGCGAAGTGTGTAAACCTACCGTCGGATCGCTGCTGGCCTCATGCTGGAGCGACTACGTGCTTAGCCCGCAAAATGCGCCACTGCAGGACACCAACGACCTTTTCCTCGCCAATATGCAAAAAGACGGCACCTACTCGGTCATCCCCCGCTCACCGGGCGGCGAAATGACTCCGCAGGGTCTGCGGGCAATTGGCGACATCGCCGAGCAGTTTAGCCTGTACACCAAAATTACCGGTTCGCAGAGGATTGGCATGTTTGGGGCACAAAAAGACGATCTTCCCGCTATTTGGCGACTATTAATTGCCGCCGGATTTGAGACCGGACAGGCCTATGCCAAAGCGCTGCGCATGGCGAAAACCTGCGTGGGCAGCACATGGTGTCGCTTCGGCGTCGGCGACAGTCTGGGGTTTGGCATTTCGCTTGAGAATCGCTACAAAGGCATTCGTACGCCGCACAAAATGAAATTCGGCGTTTCCGGCTGTACCCGTGAATGCTCGGAGGCGCAGGGAAAAGACGTGGGCATTATTGCCACCGAAAAGGGCTGGAACCTCTACGTTTGTGGCAACGGCGGCATGAAACCACGCCATGCCGACCTGCTTGCCGCCGATTTGGATAACGACACGCTGCTGCGCTATCTCGACCGCTTTATGATGTTCTATATCCGCACTGCCGACAAACTCCAGCGCACCTCAGTGTGGCTCGAAAACCTAGAAGGCGGCATTGATTATCTGCGGGGCGTCATTATTGACGACAACCTGGGACTCAGTGGCACGCTGGAAGCCGACCTTTCCCAGCTGCGCGGACTCAGCCGCTGCGAATGGCAGCAAACGCTGGAAGACCCGTCGGCGCAAACGCGATTCCGTCATTTTATCAATAGCAATCAGCGAGACCCGCTGGTGCAGTTTGTGGCCGAACGCGCACAGCATCGCCCGGCGAGTCCGCAGGAACGCATTCCGGTGACGCAGCGTGCCGCCGAGGAGAAAACCGTATGA
- a CDS encoding helicase HerA-like C-terminal domain-containing protein, whose translation MSEPRVIAKAMHAGKPAQDLAILPALANRHGLITGATGTGKTVTLQKMAEQFSRLGVPVFLADVKGDLSGIGTEGVASDKLNARLAAIGVTDWQPAACTIIPWDIFGEKGHPVRATLSDLGPLLLGRLLDLNEVQNGVLQLVFKIADDNSLLLLDMKDLRAMLQYVGDNAKQFQTQYGNISSASIGAIQRGLLTLESQGANAFFGEPMLDIQDLMKTDANGQGIINLLAADKLINQPKLYSVFLLWLLAELFEHLPEVGDPEQPKLVFFFDEAHLLFNEAPAALLTKIEQVVRLIRSKGVGIYFVTQNPLDIPDSVLGQLGNRVQHALRAFTPRDQKAVRAAAQTLRANPAFDVETAITELGVGEALVSFLDEKGRPEIVERAMVIAPESKMGPLGEEGMNKAINKSPLYGRYEDAIDRESAYEKLSVQGFNTVGTPADNVDAKNPAAEKSTGGGLMGGLNDLLFGTTGPRGGKHDGMVQTAAKSMARGIGREIIRGVLGSIMGGRKR comes from the coding sequence ATGAGTGAACCTCGTGTTATTGCAAAAGCAATGCATGCCGGAAAACCGGCTCAGGACTTGGCTATTCTCCCTGCTTTGGCTAACCGCCACGGTTTGATAACCGGTGCAACAGGCACCGGCAAGACGGTCACGTTACAAAAAATGGCCGAGCAGTTTTCCCGCCTTGGGGTGCCGGTTTTTTTAGCCGACGTTAAAGGCGATTTATCGGGGATCGGCACCGAAGGCGTGGCCTCCGATAAACTCAATGCCCGACTGGCAGCGATTGGCGTCACCGACTGGCAGCCCGCGGCCTGCACTATCATCCCCTGGGACATTTTTGGCGAAAAAGGGCATCCCGTTCGCGCCACCCTCTCTGATTTAGGTCCCCTGCTGCTAGGCCGCCTGCTCGACCTCAATGAGGTACAAAACGGCGTTTTGCAGCTGGTCTTTAAAATTGCCGACGACAACAGCCTGCTGCTGCTCGACATGAAAGACCTGCGCGCCATGTTGCAGTACGTGGGAGACAACGCCAAACAGTTTCAAACCCAGTATGGCAATATTTCTTCGGCCTCGATTGGTGCTATTCAGCGTGGCCTGCTGACCCTTGAGAGCCAGGGTGCCAACGCGTTCTTCGGCGAGCCGATGCTGGATATCCAAGACTTGATGAAAACCGACGCCAACGGGCAGGGCATAATCAACCTGCTGGCGGCGGACAAACTTATCAATCAGCCAAAACTCTATTCGGTATTCCTGCTGTGGCTGCTGGCCGAGCTGTTTGAGCATTTGCCCGAGGTGGGTGACCCGGAGCAGCCGAAACTGGTCTTCTTCTTCGATGAGGCTCATTTGCTGTTTAACGAGGCGCCTGCTGCGTTGTTAACCAAAATTGAACAAGTGGTGCGACTGATCCGCTCTAAGGGCGTGGGCATCTACTTCGTAACGCAAAATCCGTTGGATATCCCCGACTCGGTGCTGGGGCAGTTGGGCAATCGCGTTCAGCACGCGCTACGCGCGTTTACGCCGCGCGATCAAAAGGCGGTGCGAGCGGCGGCGCAAACGCTGCGGGCCAATCCGGCGTTTGACGTAGAAACGGCGATTACCGAACTCGGCGTCGGTGAGGCGCTGGTGTCGTTTCTTGATGAAAAAGGGCGGCCGGAAATTGTTGAACGGGCGATGGTCATAGCGCCTGAGTCAAAAATGGGTCCGCTTGGCGAAGAGGGCATGAATAAGGCCATCAACAAATCGCCGCTGTATGGTCGCTATGAAGACGCCATCGACCGTGAATCCGCTTATGAAAAACTGAGCGTTCAGGGATTCAATACGGTGGGAACCCCGGCGGATAATGTCGATGCCAAAAATCCTGCAGCCGAAAAATCGACCGGTGGCGGACTCATGGGCGGACTCAACGATTTACTGTTTGGCACTACCGGCCCGCGCGGTGGCAAGCACGACGGCATGGTGCAAACAGCGGCAAAAAGCATGGCGCGAGGGATAGGGCGCGAGATTATACGCGGCGTGCTCGGCTCAATCATGGGCGGCAGAAAACGCTGA
- a CDS encoding cytosine deaminase → MTQNSLRAIKNVRLPDCQGLWQIDIEQGKIRQIISQPQGEATSDDVLDAQGGMAVPPFIEPHIHLDTTQTAGEPSWNISGTLFEGIERWAERKALLTHDDVKQRAWITLKWQIANGIQHVRTHVDVSDPTLTALKAMLEVKQEVAPWIDLQIVAFPQEGIMSYPNGEALLEEALRLGADVVGAIPHFEFTREYGVESLHKTFALAQKYHRMVDVHCDEIDDEQSRFVETVAALAHRENMGARVTASHTTAMHSYNGAYTSRLFRLLKLSGINFVANPLVNIHLQGRFDTYPKRRGITRVKEMLEAGINVCFGHDDVFDPWYPMGTANMLQVLQMGLHVCQLMGYEHINDGLKLITTYSAKTLNLQDYGITQGHAANLIILPAENGFDAIRRQVPVRYSIRQGKVIAQTRPAETLIHLKTDEPVDFTR, encoded by the coding sequence GTGACGCAAAACAGCCTGCGGGCCATTAAGAACGTACGCCTGCCCGATTGTCAGGGGCTATGGCAGATTGATATTGAACAGGGAAAGATCCGTCAGATAATCAGTCAGCCGCAGGGTGAAGCGACGAGTGACGACGTTCTCGATGCCCAGGGAGGCATGGCGGTGCCACCGTTTATTGAGCCGCATATTCATCTCGACACCACGCAAACCGCCGGTGAACCGTCGTGGAACATCTCCGGTACACTGTTTGAAGGTATTGAACGTTGGGCCGAGCGCAAGGCGCTGCTGACCCATGATGACGTGAAGCAGCGCGCGTGGATCACCCTGAAATGGCAAATCGCCAACGGCATTCAGCACGTGCGCACTCACGTTGACGTCTCCGACCCGACGTTAACGGCGCTAAAGGCCATGCTTGAGGTGAAGCAGGAAGTTGCGCCGTGGATAGACTTGCAAATCGTCGCCTTCCCGCAGGAGGGGATTATGTCTTATCCCAATGGCGAAGCCCTGCTGGAAGAGGCGCTCAGGCTTGGGGCTGACGTGGTGGGCGCGATCCCTCACTTTGAATTTACCCGCGAATACGGCGTCGAATCGCTGCATAAAACCTTCGCATTGGCGCAGAAATACCACCGTATGGTTGACGTGCACTGTGATGAAATCGATGACGAGCAGTCACGTTTTGTCGAAACGGTTGCGGCTTTGGCCCACCGCGAAAACATGGGCGCGCGGGTTACCGCCAGCCACACTACGGCGATGCACTCTTACAACGGTGCCTATACTTCAAGACTCTTCAGGCTGTTAAAACTATCAGGCATCAATTTTGTCGCGAATCCGCTGGTGAATATTCATCTGCAGGGCCGGTTTGACACCTATCCCAAGCGCCGCGGTATTACCCGCGTGAAGGAGATGCTCGAGGCCGGAATTAACGTCTGTTTTGGCCATGATGACGTCTTTGACCCGTGGTATCCGATGGGCACCGCCAATATGCTGCAAGTGCTACAAATGGGGCTGCACGTTTGCCAGCTAATGGGATACGAACACATTAACGACGGGCTGAAACTGATCACGACTTACAGCGCCAAAACGCTTAATCTTCAGGATTATGGGATTACTCAAGGTCATGCCGCCAATCTGATTATTCTTCCGGCAGAGAATGGCTTTGATGCGATTCGACGTCAGGTGCCGGTGCGCTATTCTATTCGTCAGGGAAAGGTGATTGCGCAGACGCGCCCGGCAGAGACACTCATCCATCTTAAGACCGATGAACCCGTTGATTTTACTCGCTGA
- a CDS encoding collagen-like triple helix repeat-containing protein — MRSENNMSQMSKIATAVLFSLALAACSGGGGGSHTTAKTGTSGSATTGTDGSGTASTGSGTTSSGDGTTTTGGTGTTAGNGGTGTGTGTGVGTGTGTGSGSGGNGTGTGGTGTGTSTTLVTGSILGSTGGAVSGVGNQVSSIATQTPISNIPIAGQGVATVLNSTGVAVSNIGSGVTNGVGQFGSNPNAIGVTAAGVPTAVASLGTGVSGLGTSLASNGATTPLAGVTTPTGGLVNKVGTVVTATGTGLANNLTTGSTSQITTGATGIVTPVLSSVQTTTQTVGSATGLGAPVSSLLGNVGNTVAATGTQVSTNAPAIAGVGSTVTHVGNAVTQTGGVVSSGNSANGGLLGKVVTTVTTLPNTLATLNTQK, encoded by the coding sequence ATGCGCTCTGAAAATAATATGAGTCAGATGAGTAAAATTGCTACGGCTGTTCTTTTCTCACTCGCGCTTGCCGCATGTAGTGGAGGAGGAGGCGGCTCACATACCACCGCAAAAACCGGGACTTCCGGTTCTGCGACAACCGGGACTGATGGCTCGGGAACAGCATCAACCGGCTCCGGCACCACCTCGAGCGGTGACGGCACAACCACGACCGGTGGCACCGGCACAACGGCTGGCAATGGCGGTACTGGAACAGGAACGGGTACCGGCGTTGGGACAGGAACGGGTACCGGTTCCGGTAGCGGTGGAAACGGGACGGGAACGGGTGGAACCGGCACAGGCACCTCAACCACGCTGGTTACCGGCAGTATTCTAGGCAGTACCGGCGGTGCGGTCAGCGGGGTGGGTAATCAGGTCAGCAGTATCGCCACCCAAACGCCTATCAGCAATATCCCGATTGCCGGTCAAGGCGTGGCTACCGTGCTCAACAGCACTGGTGTCGCCGTTTCAAATATTGGCAGCGGCGTAACAAACGGCGTCGGGCAATTCGGTTCAAATCCTAATGCCATTGGCGTCACCGCCGCCGGTGTTCCCACTGCCGTGGCTAGCCTCGGCACCGGCGTCTCCGGGCTTGGAACTTCACTTGCCAGCAACGGCGCAACAACGCCTCTTGCCGGTGTCACCACACCAACCGGTGGACTGGTCAACAAAGTCGGCACCGTCGTCACCGCGACCGGTACGGGATTGGCCAATAACTTAACCACCGGCTCCACCTCGCAAATTACTACCGGCGCGACCGGCATTGTGACGCCAGTTCTTTCATCCGTTCAAACCACTACCCAAACTGTCGGTTCGGCAACAGGGTTAGGCGCCCCGGTCAGCTCACTGTTGGGGAACGTAGGTAACACCGTGGCCGCGACAGGTACCCAGGTATCAACTAACGCACCAGCGATAGCGGGCGTGGGGTCAACCGTCACCCACGTCGGGAATGCAGTGACACAGACCGGCGGTGTGGTCTCTTCAGGCAATAGCGCCAACGGGGGGCTATTAGGCAAAGTGGTTACCACCGTCACTACGCTGCCCAATACGCTAGCCACCTTAAACACTCAAAAATAA
- a CDS encoding ShlB/FhaC/HecB family hemolysin secretion/activation protein — protein sequence MRIKTCIVVLMGSAIGYTSAEMFPTLIDPNNPAKLATPVSEPSMPKSSPKISLSTPKLSPAFTPSTLVEVKHLQFIGGTRYSLGELTQPFLKFVGKKVALSELLAAADSLTQRYHHDGYVLSYAYLPSDNFQDGVLKVGLVEGYVSNTQVHSDNTQVGIWLSKLSQKIMAEKPLTGDTFERYSLLMARTPDTKVTASAKNPDNIYGATVMDVEAKRTRNWNVITSVDSRKGETDGVINATLSGLSQYGEQLGVATLLPLSGSTEKKYAGLNYQQYLGDDGLLMQLKGSYFQQNDKDFNTLQTLPNNINVDYKAKQTQYNGGFTLSYPLELTRKTQWTLSGGADYLYKKYNYDLKAAANGQDIPLESINQYVRYPAVELSLNGYREYSQFYWNARFNVRQGIDSLGASRTTPNTDLTFTRWRFNGESAYLFDKKWRLSTSWEGDWSDKNLPEPERASFGAMHYGRGYQDGEATGDYGFGGQVEMRYIHDIEQGVWLKTLQPYVVMDTAHTGFNQPGIRKQNLASYALGITLADNKHYSISVEAARPIADVPLDSNNRAWRFNATFTYNFNNDS from the coding sequence ATGAGAATAAAAACCTGCATAGTTGTTTTAATGGGATCGGCTATCGGCTACACCTCGGCCGAAATGTTCCCTACTCTCATCGACCCCAATAACCCGGCTAAACTCGCCACACCTGTTTCAGAACCCAGCATGCCCAAATCGTCGCCAAAAATCAGCCTTTCTACACCCAAACTCTCGCCTGCATTTACCCCAAGCACCTTGGTGGAAGTAAAACATCTGCAGTTTATTGGCGGCACGCGCTACTCCTTGGGGGAGTTAACGCAGCCATTTCTAAAATTCGTCGGTAAGAAAGTGGCGCTGAGCGAACTGCTGGCTGCCGCCGACAGCCTGACGCAGCGCTATCATCACGACGGCTACGTGCTGTCTTATGCCTATCTGCCTTCAGACAACTTTCAGGACGGCGTTCTTAAGGTGGGATTGGTTGAAGGCTACGTGTCGAACACTCAGGTTCACAGTGATAACACACAGGTGGGTATTTGGCTCAGTAAACTGTCGCAAAAAATCATGGCAGAGAAGCCGTTAACCGGGGACACCTTTGAGCGCTATAGCCTGCTGATGGCGCGCACGCCCGACACCAAAGTGACCGCCAGTGCCAAGAATCCTGACAATATTTACGGCGCCACCGTGATGGATGTTGAGGCCAAAAGGACGCGTAACTGGAATGTCATTACCTCGGTGGATTCGCGCAAAGGCGAAACCGACGGCGTGATTAATGCCACGCTGAGTGGCTTAAGCCAATACGGTGAGCAGCTGGGCGTGGCTACCTTGCTGCCCCTAAGTGGGTCAACCGAGAAAAAATACGCCGGCCTGAACTATCAACAGTACTTGGGGGATGACGGTTTATTGATGCAGCTGAAGGGCAGCTATTTTCAACAAAATGATAAAGACTTCAATACGCTGCAAACCTTACCCAATAATATTAACGTCGATTACAAGGCCAAGCAGACCCAATATAACGGCGGTTTTACCCTGAGCTACCCCTTGGAGTTAACGCGTAAAACGCAGTGGACCTTGAGCGGCGGCGCGGACTATCTGTACAAAAAATACAACTACGACTTAAAAGCCGCGGCAAACGGGCAGGACATCCCTCTTGAGAGTATCAATCAATACGTCCGCTACCCGGCCGTGGAGCTGTCGCTGAACGGTTACCGTGAATACAGTCAGTTTTACTGGAATGCGCGGTTCAATGTCCGCCAAGGGATCGACAGCCTTGGGGCGAGCCGCACCACGCCAAACACCGATTTGACCTTTACTCGCTGGCGCTTCAACGGTGAAAGCGCCTACCTGTTCGACAAAAAATGGCGGCTGAGCACGTCGTGGGAGGGGGACTGGTCGGATAAAAATCTACCGGAGCCAGAGCGCGCCAGCTTCGGTGCCATGCACTATGGCCGAGGCTATCAGGACGGCGAGGCGACGGGTGATTACGGATTTGGCGGGCAGGTCGAGATGCGTTATATCCATGATATTGAACAAGGAGTGTGGCTCAAAACCTTACAGCCCTATGTTGTGATGGACACCGCGCACACTGGCTTTAACCAGCCGGGGATACGCAAACAAAACTTGGCGTCTTATGCGCTAGGGATAACCTTGGCGGATAATAAACACTATTCAATTTCCGTTGAGGCCGCTCGCCCCATCGCCGATGTGCCACTCGACAGCAACAACCGCGCCTGGCGTTTTAATGCCACCTTCACTTACAACTTCAACAATGACAGCTAA